A genomic region of Mugil cephalus isolate CIBA_MC_2020 chromosome 5, CIBA_Mcephalus_1.1, whole genome shotgun sequence contains the following coding sequences:
- the grxcr1a gene encoding glutaredoxin domain-containing cysteine-rich protein 1 gives MEGTMLTPGQEKPQKRVRFRVASGNSGRVLKEMFKDEGPSDSLDSDCTSSSDADRASTPSTSGDAQGHLYGYLGSELDDSETEPDELLMYAGATKDWMFTTKRVNILSKNGTVRGVKHKVSAGQTLFENLPNSNSVALSLEFGRIVIYTTSFRVVRTTFERCELVRKIFQNHRVKFVEKNIALDIEYGKELEERCKRVGEPPSLPVVFIDGHYLGGAEKILGMNESGELQDLLTRIERVQLPQTCQTCGGFAFIPCPMCHGSKMSVFRNCFTDSFKALKCTSCNENGLQPCVSCSQ, from the exons ATGGAGGGGACAATGCTGACGCCAGGGCAGGAGAAGCCACAGAAGCGGGTGAGGTTCCGCGTGGCTTCGGGGAACAGCGGTCGGGTCCTGAAGGAGATGTTCAAGGATGAGGGGCCTTCGGACTCCCTGGATTCAGACTGCACCAGCAGCTCTGACGCCGATCGAGCCAGCACCCCCTCCACAAGTGGGGATGCACAGGGACACCTGTACGGATACCTCGGCTCCGAGCTGGACGACAGCGAGACTGAGCCCGACGAGCTGCTCATGTACGCAGGGGCCACGAAGGACTGGATGTTCACCACCAAAAGGGTGAACATACTCAGCAAAAATGGGACCGTGAGAGGAGTCAAGCACAAAGTCAGCGCAGGTCAGACGCTGTTTGAAAACCTGCCCAATTCCAACAGT GTGGCATTATCTCTTGAGTTTGGCCGGATCGTGATCTACACCACCAGCTTCCGTGTGGTGAGGACGACCTTTGAGCGCTGCGAGCTGGTCAGGAAGATCTTCCAGAACCACAGGGTGAAGTTCGTGGAGAAGAACATTGCCCTGGACATCGAGTAcgggaaggagctggaggagcgcTGCAAACGCGTGGGAGAGCCTCCTTCGTTACCGGTGGTGTTCATCGATGGACACTACCTAGGG GGAGCTGAGAAAATACTTGGCATGAATGAATCAGGAGAGCTGCAAGATCTTCTGACCAGAATTGAG AGGGTACAGCTTCCCCAGACGTGCCAGACCTGCGGGGGCTTCGCCTTCATCCCGTGCCCAATGTGCCATGGCAGCAAGATGTCTGTGTTCCGCAACTGCTTCACGGATTCCTTCAAAGCCCTCAAGTGCACTTCCTGCAACGAGAACGGCCTGCAGCCCTGTGTGAGCTGCAGCCAGTGA